In the Arachis stenosperma cultivar V10309 chromosome 8, arast.V10309.gnm1.PFL2, whole genome shotgun sequence genome, CAGCAACGGGGACCAATACATAAATGGCAATCTAAAACAAGTCATTGTCTAACTCAGTTATGAAACAAAGACATGATATATATTCTCGCTCTACTATCACATCCCTAACAAACATAAAGGACCAACATATCAACGACAACTATTGCCTAAATTAAATATCAATCTATCAATTACTCAGCTATCTATCAAATCGAACTCAAACAGTCCAAACCAAATCAATCTCACAAACACTACTCTCATCAACAAACAGTAAACTCCGAATCCTCACATCCTCACTTACCCAGTTATAAGAGTCGTGTTCCTCAACTTTATATTTTTCCTTACCTGCAATTCTTTCAGAAAagtgaaaagaagaagaagaaacagtgGCAGTAACACAAACTAACCTCTTTTACTCATGTCTTTAAGACTCTAAAATGCTTCAATAGGAAAGCAATATTGCCTTTATGAATCCTTTCAGGATTCCAAACATAAACCAAATGCCACATTTAATGAAACTATTCAGTTCCATGAAAAACTCTAATTGTTGCATCTATTAAATCAACGGTTCAAAATtatattgaaaaaattaaaggCACAATCATGACAAGACTATTACACTTTTCAATAACGTTAACTTCAAATCACGTatgaaattcaaattattttattctttattttaataaaGTAAGTTGATCTGGGTGCTCCATACCTATAACTCAGACCGCCGAGTTATAACTAAAAAAGCTCAACCTGCTTTATCAAAATATAGTCAGGTTAAGTTTGGAAGCTGTGATATGGCCGCTATTACTAGTCCTTAATGCTATAACTCGGCAATATATGTTATACATCAGTTATGTGATATGGTCGTTATAACTCGTCCTTAATGCTATAACTCGTCAGTATACGATATAGATCAATTATCAATAACGGAcaccaaaaaaatattgtaaCGTACTGATATGCTATTACTCTCTATTAATGCAAATTATTGAGAGTATAACTGCTGATACTTCATCCCAAAATATAAAAGGGAAGTAAAACGTTTATTTGACATATTACATTTCGCAAATTTTATTACTCACTTACTTACTTGAGTGTTGGAGTGTCTTTTGCATGTATCCATCTCCTTGTTCTCTCATTGCCGACGTATACCTCATCTTGACGAAAAGCTTACAAGTATTCACCGACGAACGAACTATACACCGATCAATATCTACAAGAACAGAAATATTCCCTATGCTTTCAAGTTGAGAATCAAATGCTTTTCAACACAATTATTTAAGCTATTCAAATTTGACGGCAATACTataaattttatcaaaatttaattattttattggtcTCTATAATtctattaaatttataattagatctttatactttttttcttttagttaaatctttacattatttttaattttgtaattaagtttttattaatataaaaaatattaaaattaataaaatatttttaatattatgcACATTTTCAACAACAGTAATCCCATCTTTCTTTGGTATTGCCTATTAAGGACTAACCCAAGAACTATCATTAAATACAACACCTTTTTAATTCGAGCTCATGCTTAGATCCTTAATACACATAACTCCATATtcttattagaaaaaatatagaGAGTCAATAAATATAGTGTATAATGtatacaataaaaattaaattaaaattaaaattaacatcaaatgataattaaattaattaattattaataatttttaatttaatattcaaattaaataaaaatttgcaGTTACGTATATTGCAAAAACAGTCTTTCTCTCTCCTGTGTGATATGAATTCTTTTTCGTCCACTCTCTTTCCTTCTCACCGGTGAAAGCTCCGATAGTAACATCAGCCGCCGCCACCAGAGTATCGGACCACGTCGTCTTGCGACCCGCCAATGTACGAGCAGCACCGTCGTGCACTTTGCATCACTCACTAGAAGCATCTCAACGCGTCAGCTGTGCGGCTCCCTCCTGCAGTTGGCGTGTTTTACCGTCACTCCATTTTCATCCACCACAAACAAGGAATAGAAGTGGTTGGCTGTATCATACGTGGATCACTCCTCACAGCCACGTTAATGAAGAACGGTAATAATTAAgatttgtaattaaatatttcattttctttGCATAGAAGCTTTTACATTACagaataaaattcaaaaaatctaTTTGAGTGGCTACATTATTTATAAATCACTATTAGGATTTTCATAACTTTAAATCTTTTCCAAACTCCAGAGAAgcttaatatttttcataatttttaataattaaaataactattcgGCTACttaataaaatgaacatctaACATTTGTTAATTATATATACTTAAACTAACTATTCTTGTAAGAAATACAATAACTATCTGCCAACCTATTAAACTGAACATCCATCAATAGGTACGTGAAGAGAAAACATGAGTGGAGAAGGCATGGGTGCAGCTGTAAGGTGTCACAttgttaaaatttgaaatttaaaattgggggatttaaaattaaaaatttgatggTTAATTTATCATATATTTTGGGGGGTTTGGTAGTGGGTAGGAAATggttaaaatttgaaaataggaGCAAAAGTTTTTTGTTATTAGAGTTTAGaagttgttttttattttttaatctaataaatCAATCCATCATACACATTGTCAAGATTTCTCATTGTCTTCTTAGCAAAATTTTTTGTATCAGCCTTTCAGCAGAATTAGTTCCATTTTGTTTTGTGCAAATGTCACTAGTTGAATTCTGAGAGACACCAATTCTCTAGGAGTGAAACTAGCTTCATCCTCATTCTCTAGAAGATGCATCTCCATGTCTATCTAATTCGAAAGGTCAATAGTACCTCCTCCTCCTTGAAAATCAAGGGCATCTAGTAGTATTATTGGGTATCTGTGAAAGAAAACATAAGTCCTAGTAGTAGTAGTTAATGTTGTTAAAAATAAATGCGCTCGATGGATGCAAGGGCTACGTTTATTATTGAATATCGTACACTTGAATATCCTTTGACCTGAGTTTCTCGCAAGATTAATTAACCCCAAATCCATACTTTAATTAAAATGTCCTTACTTATATTGAATaagtattttattattattcattgtGCAATCTACAAGGAAATTGAATGTTGAACACCATGATATCCATCAAGATTATTCAAGAGGATCTTTCCCCATCAAAGTCATCAAGAAATTTTGATAGCTTCCTGAGGTATCTCCACAGATATCTTTTACAAGGTTGGAGTGAAACATGGCAGCATATTCAATTTCTATTTTCAACATGTCAACTTCTGCTCTACTCACAATTGCTCTGTTCAGCGATTCTTCATCGGTTCCAATCCCAATCATAGATTCTCTTATAACCTGTTAAggattctttttaatttattattcttaacaataaataatattattacaaaGCACTCACCTTTGCAAAATGTTTTTCAGGATTGCATGTGCACCGTATTGCTGCAATTAACAGATTTTCTAAATCATCCTCGCCACAATTTGCTATGTcctacaaacaaagaaaaaaaaatcaaacgtGCATCTAATAAGTAATGTGCTTTTATAAATACCAACATGGATAAATATCTACTCAATTTAATTACATAACTAACTATCTTTTGGttgatattaatttttttaaattatatttttactttttttttttatctctttcttcttctttttctcaaCAACTCAATTTCACTCTGTCGCCTAATCACTGTTATTGTTGGCCActttaaatcctaaatcctaaaaaatcaTAACTCATAAATTCTAAATTCGAAACGATAAATCCTATATTTTAGACCCTCCAAAAAATTagtgttaaaaaaataattttactataaaaaaaGGTGATTAATAGTagctaattaaaaaaataaaaaataaataataatatgaatgataataataataataataaggtttaattatattgttggtccctatagtttaacgaaattttcaattaaatttctatacttttttttcttttaatttggtccctgcaccaatttttttttcagttaGGTCCCTCTTAGCAGTAATTGACTTAATTTTATAGGgatccaactaaaaaaaattggtgcaggaactcaaataaaaggaaaaaaagtataatgacttaattaaaaaaaattagtgcaaaggctcaattaaaaggaaaaaaagtacagaaacctaattaaaaaattcgCAAAACTATAAAGatcaacagaataattaaacctaataataataacaataaaaaaataataaataataataatgaaccTGCTCCAATGAGTGGTCAAAGAGTTGTTGGTAAGTTGCAAAAGTTTCCCGGAGCTGTGAAATGGATCTGGTGGAAAGTATCCAAAGAAAGCTATCATCATCTAATCTCCTTTTCCTAATAGCTTCATGCATTTTAGATGCATCTTCCACTGCAATTTCCTTCTTTGTTGTCTCTTTTGAATGCCTGTTTGAGCTTATTAGAGCTAGCAAAGTCtgcacaaaaatatataaaattataaatatcttcATCCTTGCATGTATATTGTTAATTTGATTCATGACATTTTCAATGGCAGTAATATAATAGAACCAATAATTGTTTCTCAAAAATGCTAAATTCCACTAAAAATCAgtcattaaattaattatatatgtatttatagataaatatatgtgttgaacttatttgtaaaatatattttatattttaatatatattttatatgagtTATTAAGTTGGTAGctgatttttaatatatatattatatatatatatagcataattattgttattactttaacatgtattttattcAAGTTGCAACTTTAGGAAAAGACTATATTATTTTGactgaaaaaatttttttacgtAATAATTATTACATGTTaataaaaatcattaaaatacAACTAAAATAATTGGGAAGAGAATTTGAGATAAGTTTATGTTCTCACCTTTTTAAGTGGCATATCATAAACACAATCTAGAATGTCCTCCTCAATTGTGCAACCATAGAGATCAATATAAGCTTCTCTCACACCATTAACATACACAGTTTTATTACCACATGCTATTTCAACCACAACTTGTAGTTCTTTAATCTTATTAGTCATAGCCTTCAATGCTTTGTTTGCCAACATTGCATGCCTTACTTCAGGTTCATGAACCCAGAGTATTAGGGCATTCTGGTGCATTTCACAAATTCTCAAGTCAGTATgaaaaaaatatcatatataAGTAGATGAAAATAAATAGTCTAATTAGGGAATAAACTTCTAGTAATTAATTTCAACGTCTCTTTCTAAatgatctttttatttttagaaaaagtaTATAAGAGCAATGCTTTTTCTGAACAACGTAAATAATagattaaaaaaagaaaattaattttaattttaaaaattaaagtttgaatTAATTAGGTTTTAtcataattttgaattttttgaatcaTTTTTTTCAAACGGCGTCACCTTCCATCTCTTTGCACCGTTCTCCCATTTCCTCTAACCGCCTGCCGTTCAGACCTCCGCCGCTAGGCTGTCGCTGCTGTATCGTGACTCCGGTATTTTTCACAGTTGCTGTCTCGTTATTTATTTCTTATCAATTAAGTCGGATATTCATTTCACTATGTATGCAGATGGTTCTTTTCATTCTAAAGTGGATGTTTATTTAGATATATCATTGGTAGTttacttgatttgcttgattctacaTGCACATACTCCTTAGGATGTTCATTTTACAATGTATGTAGATAATTCTTTTCACTAAGATGTAAATGTTTATTTGGGTTATACCATTTGGGTGAACGAAGCAAAGCGGCACGCGATGGAAATGGTGAAGATACGACGCAGCAGCATGGAAGCAATGGCAGAAGTGTAGCGTTGGAGCAATGGCAAAACAAGACTTCTAGCTCGACGACGATGCCATGTCATGGAGGGGGGAAGAAAGCACACAGCGGCAGCGTCGTTTGCAGAAAGAATAGGGGTAGTGTGACACATGGAAGAAGAAGGTGTGGCAACGTTGAGAGCAGGGAGCACGATGCGTGAAAGAAGGATGTTCAGTGGAGGCATCGGTTGCAGAAAGCACAAGAGTAGCATGATGCATGGAGAAAAAGGCACAGCGACAGTACGGTGCGGTGCATAATAATGCATTGCTTCTTCAAACAGTGACGGTGGCGGTGGCGGTGAGGTGTGTTGGTGACGGCGCGACAAGCAGAGTGACTAAGGTTGTGGTGGATAAATAa is a window encoding:
- the LOC130946055 gene encoding annexin D3-like, coding for MPPLNILLSRIVLPALNVATPSSSMCHTTPILSANDAAAVCFLPPSMTWHRRRARSLVLPLLQRYTSAIASMLLRRIFTISIACRFASFTQMNALILWVHEPEVRHAMLANKALKAMTNKIKELQVVVEIACGNKTVYVNGVREAYIDLYGCTIEEDILDCVYDMPLKKTLLALISSNRHSKETTKKEIAVEDASKMHEAIRKRRLDDDSFLWILSTRSISQLRETFATYQQLFDHSLEQDDLENLLIAAIRCTCNPEKHFAKVIRESMIGIGTDEESLNRAIVSRAEVDMLKIEIEYAAMFHSNLVKDICGDTSGSYQNFLMTLMGKDPLE